In Erigeron canadensis isolate Cc75 chromosome 7, C_canadensis_v1, whole genome shotgun sequence, one DNA window encodes the following:
- the LOC122606620 gene encoding probable WRKY transcription factor 65, which yields MEDYSIDYEVQASKKRKVAEKIVVTVKLEEHEGKKKSDLNPSCDCWSWRKYGQKPIKGSPYPRGYYKCSTSKSCSAKKQVEICRTDSSMLIITYTSTHNHPDPNSSKQPKNDPKSDTITTDELDQKNVGEKDPVVTSPNDENKTDESDNFLYIQTPENEFHLTLDPENTFFDQEPLSYPDLMNFSASKTEENDFYDELEELPMSSSSFKSFMRSNFFEERVLVQPS from the exons ATGGAAGATTATTCCATTGATTATGAAGTTCAAGCTTCCAAGAAAAG GAAGGTGGCTGAAAAGATTGTGGTAACAGTGAAACTTGAAGAACATGAAGGCAAAAAGAAGAGTGATTTAAACCCTTCTTGTGATTGTTGGTCATGGAGGAAATATGGTCAAAAACCCATAAAGGGATCTCCTTATCCAAG AGGGTACTACAAATGTAGCACATCAAAAAGTTGTTCAGCCAAGAAACAAGTGGAAATATGTAGGACAGATTCATCCATGCTCATTATAACATACACTTCAACTCATAATCATCCAGACCCTAATTCCTCCAAACAACCCAAAAATGATCCGAAATCCGATACAATTACAACCGATGAACTAGACCAAAAAAACGTTGGAGAAAAAGACCCCGTTGTTACCTCTCCAAACGACGAAAATAAAACCGATGAAAGTGATAACTTTCTTTACATCCAAACCCCAGAAAATGAATTTCATTTGACGTTAGACCCTGAAAATACATTCTTTGATCAAGAGCCGCTCTCATATCCTGATCTCATGAACTTTTCGGCATCAAAAACGGAAGAAAATGACTTTTATGATGAACTTGAAGAGTTACCCATGTCTTCTTCATCATTCAAGAGTTTTATGAGAAGTAATttttttgaggaaagagttcttgtTCAACcttcttaa
- the LOC122608700 gene encoding protein trichome birefringence-like 6 isoform X3 translates to MSIEKQKSFSYKPTKFFIFSLTISLSIIFLTVFSIWVFKSDPFIINQDTRFQFTQIESTSLSFVQKVNISQTHFTKSLNSSKRHKLSYDFEKKIQNLDSKNVDVVKGTSFLVLDVNNSSVANYVNKSDLKKTNGKKVGEKVCDVTKGEWIYDDSYPLYTAFSCPFIDEGFNCEANGRLDKDYMKWRWKPHDCDIPRFNATSMLELIRGKRLVFVGDSINRNQWESMLCLLMSGIKDPKRVYETHGRRITKEKGNYCFKFLDYKCTVEFYVSHFLVHEGKARVGRKRLQTLRIDTVDRGSSRWRGADVLIFNTAHWWSHYKTKSGLNYYQEGNNVLPHLEASMAFKKSMLTWASWVDKYINPRKTQVVFRSSAPSHFRGGEWNAGGHCKEASRPLNQTATINNYPEKNLIVEEIIKQMRTPVKLLNITSLSEYRIDGHPSIYGRKGSSALKGEDCSHWCLPGVPDIWNQLLYIHLQCKAGNRGST, encoded by the exons ATGTCTATAGAGAAACAAAAAAGCTTCTCTTACAAGCCCACAAAATTCttcattttttcattaacaATTTCACTGTCAATAATTTTTCTAACAGTTTTTTCCATCTGGGTATTCAAGTCTGACCCATTTATCATAAATCAAGACACCCGTTTTCAGTTCACTCAAATTGAATCCACCTCTCTTAGTTTTGTACAAAAAGTCAACATAAGTCAAACCCATTTTACCAAATCCTTAAATTCATCAAAAAGGCACAAACTTTCttatgattttgaaaaaaagattCAAAATCTTGATTCAAAAAATGTTGATGTTGTAAAAGGCACAAGCTTTTTGGTTCTTGATGTTAATAATAGTTCAGTTGCAAATTATGTGAATAAATCTGatttaaagaaaacaaatggAAAAAAAGTTGGTGAAAAGGTGTGTGATGTGACAAAAGGGGAATGGATATATGATGATAGCTATCCTTTGTATACTGCTTTTTCATGTCCTTTTATAGATGAAGGTTTTAATTGTGAAGCTAATGGTAGATTGGATAAAGATTATATGAAGTGGAGGTGGAAGCCTCATGATTGTGACATCCCTAG ATTTAATGCCACAAGCATGTTGGAATTGATTAGAGGAAAGAGACTAGTATTTGTTGGTGATTCAATCAATAGGAATCAATGGGAGTCCATGCTATGTTTGTTAATGAGTGGCATTAAAGATCCAAAGAGGGTCTATGAGACACATGGCCGGCGTATCACTAAAGAGAAGGGAAACTATTGCTTCAAATTTTTG GATTATAAGTGTACAGTTGAGTTTTACGTGTCCCATTTTTTGGTTCATGAGGGCAAGGCAAGAGTGGGTAGGAAACGCTTGCAGACCTTGAGAATTGATACTGTCGACAGGGGTTCATCTAGATGGAGAGGAGCTGATGTTTTAATCTTTAACACCGCACATTGGTGGAGccattacaaaacaaaatctgg GTTGAATTACTATCAGGAAGGAAATAATGTTTTGCCTCATCTTGAAGCATCAATGGCTTTCAAGAAATCTATGCTAACATGGGCATCATGGGTCGATAAGTACATTAATCCAAGAAAAACGCAAGTTGTGTTTAGAAGCTCCGCTCCATCCCATTTCCGAGGAGGTGAGTGGAACGCTGGTGGTCACTGCAAAGAAGCTTCCAGACCTCTCAACCAAACGGCAACAATCAATAACTATCCCGAAAAAAATCTCATTGTTGAAGAAATCATTAAGCAAATGAGAACTCCTGTCAAGTTATTAAATATAACTTCTTTATCAGAATACAGAATTGATGGTCACCCATCAATTTATGGAAGAAAAGGCAGTAGTGCTTTGAAAGGTGAAGATTGCAGCCATTGGTGCCTACCTGGAGTTCCAGATATCTGGAATCAGCTCTTGTATATTCATCTGCAGTGTAAAGCTGGAAACAG AGGTTCAACGTGA
- the LOC122608700 gene encoding protein trichome birefringence-like 6 isoform X1, giving the protein MSIEKQKSFSYKPTKFFIFSLTISLSIIFLTVFSIWVFKSDPFIINQDTRFQFTQIESTSLSFVQKVNISQTHFTKSLNSSKRHKLSYDFEKKIQNLDSKNVDVVKGTSFLVLDVNNSSVANYVNKSDLKKTNGKKVGEKVCDVTKGEWIYDDSYPLYTAFSCPFIDEGFNCEANGRLDKDYMKWRWKPHDCDIPRFNATSMLELIRGKRLVFVGDSINRNQWESMLCLLMSGIKDPKRVYETHGRRITKEKGNYCFKFLDYKCTVEFYVSHFLVHEGKARVGRKRLQTLRIDTVDRGSSRWRGADVLIFNTAHWWSHYKTKSGLNYYQEGNNVLPHLEASMAFKKSMLTWASWVDKYINPRKTQVVFRSSAPSHFRGGEWNAGGHCKEASRPLNQTATINNYPEKNLIVEEIIKQMRTPVKLLNITSLSEYRIDGHPSIYGRKGSSALKGEDCSHWCLPGVPDIWNQLLYIHLQCKAGNRRKEQLHQTHSHIWHFNQHRKKHVFPCIL; this is encoded by the exons ATGTCTATAGAGAAACAAAAAAGCTTCTCTTACAAGCCCACAAAATTCttcattttttcattaacaATTTCACTGTCAATAATTTTTCTAACAGTTTTTTCCATCTGGGTATTCAAGTCTGACCCATTTATCATAAATCAAGACACCCGTTTTCAGTTCACTCAAATTGAATCCACCTCTCTTAGTTTTGTACAAAAAGTCAACATAAGTCAAACCCATTTTACCAAATCCTTAAATTCATCAAAAAGGCACAAACTTTCttatgattttgaaaaaaagattCAAAATCTTGATTCAAAAAATGTTGATGTTGTAAAAGGCACAAGCTTTTTGGTTCTTGATGTTAATAATAGTTCAGTTGCAAATTATGTGAATAAATCTGatttaaagaaaacaaatggAAAAAAAGTTGGTGAAAAGGTGTGTGATGTGACAAAAGGGGAATGGATATATGATGATAGCTATCCTTTGTATACTGCTTTTTCATGTCCTTTTATAGATGAAGGTTTTAATTGTGAAGCTAATGGTAGATTGGATAAAGATTATATGAAGTGGAGGTGGAAGCCTCATGATTGTGACATCCCTAG ATTTAATGCCACAAGCATGTTGGAATTGATTAGAGGAAAGAGACTAGTATTTGTTGGTGATTCAATCAATAGGAATCAATGGGAGTCCATGCTATGTTTGTTAATGAGTGGCATTAAAGATCCAAAGAGGGTCTATGAGACACATGGCCGGCGTATCACTAAAGAGAAGGGAAACTATTGCTTCAAATTTTTG GATTATAAGTGTACAGTTGAGTTTTACGTGTCCCATTTTTTGGTTCATGAGGGCAAGGCAAGAGTGGGTAGGAAACGCTTGCAGACCTTGAGAATTGATACTGTCGACAGGGGTTCATCTAGATGGAGAGGAGCTGATGTTTTAATCTTTAACACCGCACATTGGTGGAGccattacaaaacaaaatctgg GTTGAATTACTATCAGGAAGGAAATAATGTTTTGCCTCATCTTGAAGCATCAATGGCTTTCAAGAAATCTATGCTAACATGGGCATCATGGGTCGATAAGTACATTAATCCAAGAAAAACGCAAGTTGTGTTTAGAAGCTCCGCTCCATCCCATTTCCGAGGAGGTGAGTGGAACGCTGGTGGTCACTGCAAAGAAGCTTCCAGACCTCTCAACCAAACGGCAACAATCAATAACTATCCCGAAAAAAATCTCATTGTTGAAGAAATCATTAAGCAAATGAGAACTCCTGTCAAGTTATTAAATATAACTTCTTTATCAGAATACAGAATTGATGGTCACCCATCAATTTATGGAAGAAAAGGCAGTAGTGCTTTGAAAGGTGAAGATTGCAGCCATTGGTGCCTACCTGGAGTTCCAGATATCTGGAATCAGCTCTTGTATATTCATCTGCAGTGTAAAGCTGGAAACAG GAGAAAAGAACAACTGCATCAGACTCATAGTCATATTTGGCATTTTAATCAACATCGTAAGAAACATGTATTCCCATGTATTCTTTGA
- the LOC122608700 gene encoding protein trichome birefringence-like 6 isoform X2, whose translation MSIEKQKSFSYKPTKFFIFSLTISLSIIFLTVFSIWVFKSDPFIINQDTRFQFTQIESTSLSFVQKVNISQTHFTKSLNSSKRHKLSYDFEKKIQNLDSKNVDVVKGTSFLVLDVNNSSVANYVNKSDLKKTNGKKVGEKVCDVTKGEWIYDDSYPLYTAFSCPFIDEGFNCEANGRLDKDYMKWRWKPHDCDIPRFNATSMLELIRGKRLVFVGDSINRNQWESMLCLLMSGIKDPKRVYETHGRRITKEKGNYCFKFLDYKCTVEFYVSHFLVHEGKARVGRKRLQTLRIDTVDRGSSRWRGADVLIFNTAHWWSHYKTKSGLNYYQEGNNVLPHLEASMAFKKSMLTWASWVDKYINPRKTQVVFRSSAPSHFRGGEWNAGGHCKEASRPLNQTATINNYPEKNLIVEEIIKQMRTPVKLLNITSLSEYRIDGHPSIYGRKGSSALKGEDCSHWCLPGVPDIWNQLLYIHLQCKAGNRFWLF comes from the exons ATGTCTATAGAGAAACAAAAAAGCTTCTCTTACAAGCCCACAAAATTCttcattttttcattaacaATTTCACTGTCAATAATTTTTCTAACAGTTTTTTCCATCTGGGTATTCAAGTCTGACCCATTTATCATAAATCAAGACACCCGTTTTCAGTTCACTCAAATTGAATCCACCTCTCTTAGTTTTGTACAAAAAGTCAACATAAGTCAAACCCATTTTACCAAATCCTTAAATTCATCAAAAAGGCACAAACTTTCttatgattttgaaaaaaagattCAAAATCTTGATTCAAAAAATGTTGATGTTGTAAAAGGCACAAGCTTTTTGGTTCTTGATGTTAATAATAGTTCAGTTGCAAATTATGTGAATAAATCTGatttaaagaaaacaaatggAAAAAAAGTTGGTGAAAAGGTGTGTGATGTGACAAAAGGGGAATGGATATATGATGATAGCTATCCTTTGTATACTGCTTTTTCATGTCCTTTTATAGATGAAGGTTTTAATTGTGAAGCTAATGGTAGATTGGATAAAGATTATATGAAGTGGAGGTGGAAGCCTCATGATTGTGACATCCCTAG ATTTAATGCCACAAGCATGTTGGAATTGATTAGAGGAAAGAGACTAGTATTTGTTGGTGATTCAATCAATAGGAATCAATGGGAGTCCATGCTATGTTTGTTAATGAGTGGCATTAAAGATCCAAAGAGGGTCTATGAGACACATGGCCGGCGTATCACTAAAGAGAAGGGAAACTATTGCTTCAAATTTTTG GATTATAAGTGTACAGTTGAGTTTTACGTGTCCCATTTTTTGGTTCATGAGGGCAAGGCAAGAGTGGGTAGGAAACGCTTGCAGACCTTGAGAATTGATACTGTCGACAGGGGTTCATCTAGATGGAGAGGAGCTGATGTTTTAATCTTTAACACCGCACATTGGTGGAGccattacaaaacaaaatctgg GTTGAATTACTATCAGGAAGGAAATAATGTTTTGCCTCATCTTGAAGCATCAATGGCTTTCAAGAAATCTATGCTAACATGGGCATCATGGGTCGATAAGTACATTAATCCAAGAAAAACGCAAGTTGTGTTTAGAAGCTCCGCTCCATCCCATTTCCGAGGAGGTGAGTGGAACGCTGGTGGTCACTGCAAAGAAGCTTCCAGACCTCTCAACCAAACGGCAACAATCAATAACTATCCCGAAAAAAATCTCATTGTTGAAGAAATCATTAAGCAAATGAGAACTCCTGTCAAGTTATTAAATATAACTTCTTTATCAGAATACAGAATTGATGGTCACCCATCAATTTATGGAAGAAAAGGCAGTAGTGCTTTGAAAGGTGAAGATTGCAGCCATTGGTGCCTACCTGGAGTTCCAGATATCTGGAATCAGCTCTTGTATATTCATCTGCAGTGTAAAGCTGGAAACAG GTTCTGGCTTTTTTGA
- the LOC122609451 gene encoding protein ALP1-like, translating into MPLSQRKVRTRHSVILAALGTTQVMYFVARWFLQCAHAMNHIIESRTLRERYFVSYYDRDKNMRKMVYQSDTTSITNIRMNIYAFRKLCGILESRGGLSNSKNIKVDEQVAMFLHTLAHNEKNRIIINRFERSGETISRYFHIVLNAVCRLHKEFYKTPVPVPNDELDERWKWFKGCLGALDGTYIQVKVPAADRKPYRTRKGEICTNVLGVCTRGLLFTYVLAGWEGSAADSRVLRDAISRPNGLKVTEGTYYLCDAGYMNGNGFLSPYRGQRYHLNDWNRPPTTAKELYNMRHASARNVIERCFGMIKNRWKILRDCHFHPIDSMP; encoded by the exons ATGCCATTGTCTCAACGGAAAGTCCGAACTAGACACTCTGTTATACTCGCTGCATTAGGAACAACTCAAGTTATGTATTTTGTTGCTCGTTGGTTTCTTCAGTGTGCTCATGCCATGAATCACATCATAGAGTCAAGAACATTGCGTGAGAGGTACTTTGTTAGTTATTACGATAGAGATAAAAATATGAGAAAGATGGTATATCAAAGCGATACAACGAGTATCACAAATATAAGAATGAATATATACGCCTTTAGAAAGCTTTGTGGAATTCTTGAAAGTAGAGGGGGATTAAGTAATAGTAAAAACATAAAAGTGGATGAACAAGTTGCTATGTTCTTACACACACTTGCGCATAATGAAAAAAATAGGATTATTATCAATAGGTTTGAAAGGTCCGGTGAAACTATAAGTCGATATTTCCATATTGTCTTAAATGCGGTTTGTCGACTACATAAAGAGTTCTACAAAACGCCAGTGCCAGTACCAAACGATGAATTAGATGAAAGGTGGAAATGGTTTAAG GGTTGCCTAGGAGCATTAGATGGAACATATATACAAGTTAAGGTACCTGCTGCTGATAGAAAACCTTATCGAACACGAAAGGGTGAAATATGTACTAATGTACTTGGTGTTTGTACAAGAGGCCTTCTGTTTACATACGTCTTGGCGGGATGGGAGGGTTCTGCAGCGGATAGTCGAGTGCTTCGAGATGCTATTAGTAGACCAAACGGTCTTAAAGTCACAGAAGGAACCTATTACCTTTGTGATGCCGGTTATATGAATGGAAATGGTTTTTTAAGTCCTTACAGGGGTCAAAGATATCATCTTAATGATTGGAATCGTCCACCTACTACAGCGAAAGAATTATATAATATGCGACACGCGTCGGCAAGAAATGTAATCGAAAGATGTTTTGGGATGATTAAGAATAGATGGAAAATTTTGCGTGATTGTCATTTCCATCCGATAGACTCTATGCCATGA
- the LOC122609452 gene encoding uncharacterized protein LOC122609452: MAEQTIVKGAGRNKRPWTVEEDAKLIDALMELHVSGKYSGADNGFKPGYLKAVQSLLDVSLPNAGLKADPHIKSRMKTLKSNFSTVHDMLVGTNTSGFGWNSKTCCIDAEDQVWDEYIKYHKTAAYFRGKPLPFYEKLCSIFGKDRATGSRAEDLGDEDIGDEA, encoded by the exons ATGGCTGAACAAACTATAGTTAAAGGTGCTGGAAGGAACAAAAGACCTTGGACAGTAGAGGAAGATGCAAAGCTGATTGATGCACTTATGGAGTTACATGTATCTGGAAAGTATTCAGGGGCTGATAATGGCTTCAAGCCGGGATATCTTAAAGCTGTACAAAGCCTGTTGGATGTATCTCTTCCTAATGCGGGATTAAAGGCAGACCCTCATATTAAGTCAAGGATGAAGACGTTGAAGTCAAATTTCAGCACTGTGCACGACATGTTAGTCGGCACCAACACAAGTGGCTTCGGTTGGAATTCCAAAACATGTTGTATTGATGCGGAAGACCAAGTCTGGGATGAATATATCAAG TACCACAAAACTGCTGCTTATTTTCGAGGCAAGCCTTTACCATTCTATGAGAAACTTTGTAGCATCTTTGGCAAAGATAGAGCTACGGGATCTCGTGCTGAGGATCTTGGAGATGAAGATATTGGAGATGAGGCATAA